ttgattattttatgGCTTCAtctccaaaaattttattttatctgaATTATTTCAGTCCACATACGGTAAAACCTACAGATCTCCCGTAGAAGCAAGGAAACGTCTGTCTGTTTTCAGAAACAATCTGAATGAAATTGAACAGCACAATGCTCTTTTCGAACAAGGCAAAACAACCTACACAAAAGGTGTTAACCAATTTGCCGACTGGACCAGAGACGAATTCGTCCAATATGTAAACAAAGGACTTGCTACCAAACCAACAGTCGTTGGTTCAATTTTCAACAGCACCAAAGGATTCGTTGCTCCTCAGTCAGTTGACTGGAGAACCAAGAACGTTGTAGCTGAAGTCAAAGATCAAGGTGTTTGTGGATCTTGCTGGTCTTTCAGTGCTGTGAGTATACAAGACAACAATGTTGAAATGGGTAACTTATTTATATTCTCATATATTATCACAGACTGGATCTCTGGAAGGTCAATTGGGAATGAAGGGAAATTTGGTTTCTCTCAGTGAACAAAATTTGGTGGACTGCTCTTGGGACCAAGGTAACATGGGATGCGGCGGGGGTCTGATGACTTACGCTTTCGACTACGTGAAAGACAATGGAATTGAACGTGAATCCGACTACCCTTACGAAGAAGTCGTTGCATCGTGCAGAGCTGATCCTTCCAAAGTAGTCACCAAGCTCTCCAGCTACGTCAACATCCCTGCTGGAAGCGAATCTGATCTTCAGGAAGCTGTTGCCACCATAGGACCCATCTCTGTCGCTATTGATGGCACCGAAGAACTTCAAATGTACGATTCTGGAATCTTGAATGACATGACCTGCAGTACCAGTACCCAGTCATTGAACCATGGTGTTCTTCTTGTTGGTTATGGAAGCGAGAACGGACAGAACTACTACATCGTCAAGAACTCTTGGGGAGCATCATGGGGAGAACAAGGATTCTTCAGGTTGACCAGAAACGGAAGAAACCAATGCGGTATCGCCAGCATGGCCACCTACCCTGTTCTGTAATCACCGTCACCCTACTCtgaattttaaatttcaatgaataaatGATTATTTTTGCATTATtcctatagtttttttttcgttactTCTCGAACGAAAATTATTACTGATAGTCATTCGTTTTTATTTCAATCCTCAATATCTATACCGACTCAACTTCCGAATATAAAATTAAATTCTATTCTATGCAACCTGACACTGAAATAGTATATATGTTTACAAATTGTGCAAATAATTACAAATAGTACCATACAATTTgcagtatgatacaagagcctggggaaaaacctcagtaaaaaaaaacctgtctccccgtgagtagtgtagtgatgacaaatttgtttacagaataagcttttaatactgaagggcttcctttccattgatataatttttttttatcctctttccatttcgaaataatatctgaaacaaaggaTCCGacttgaatgaagaaaaaataaataatcataggtacattacttgtccttcaattgcactgggaggaatatcatctctgcgtcaaaaatcttctgctgatcttggtgccGTTAGAACTAGATCGACTGCTCTGTTTCATATGGAAACGGTGGATGCATTGGGGGTGAACTTACTACTTCTTTCAACTACATTAAAGACAACGGTATTGAAAGCGAAATGGGCTACCCCTACAAAGATATCTACGGATCATGTTAAGCTGTTCCTTCTAAAGTTGTCACCAAGATCTCTGGATATGTCGACATCGAATCTGAAAACCCAGCCGATCTTCTAGAAGCTGTTGCTACCAAAGGACCTATATCTGTTGGAATTGATGCTACGTCTGAGTTCCAACTTTACGAATCTGGAATCTTCAACGATCCTGACTGCCAAGAAATGGTTATAGACCACGCTGTTCTTCTTGTCGGTTACGGAAGCGAGAATGGTGAAGACTACTACATCCTCAAAAACTCTTACGGTGCTTCATGGGGAGAACAGGGTTATGTCAGGATGATGAGAAACGGTAGGAACGTATGTGGTATTGCCACCATGGCTTCATATCCAGTTCTTTGAAATCCTATGTGAGACTGTAACTTCTCtgtatgaataataaataattatctACAACTCCATATATTTATTTGTCTACTGAAGTTGGATTTTTCCagagcttctttttacattttttcaaacagCGGCTGATTGTTCTGGAGGAACAGGAGACAGTGTTTCAGAAGAAATATCACCCTGCAGATTAGCTATCAAAACCATGGTCACatggtgtgaactatcaatttcaatatttaagtcaaattttagttgaatatcttgtgaactgtagatactataagaggaaaacttcaaaatattctAACACCCTGTACCTACAAAACAAATCGTTCGCGGTCCCATGTTTTTAGACTTGAATAGAAAAAATGGGGTAAGAGAAACTTCATAAGAAAGGCAGTAGAAGCTTTCACAATATAAAGCAACATACTATTCTTGATTTTGTATTTTCACTTTTACTATTTACAGTTTTCACATTCTGATGAAAGTGATGATGGTGTTTATAGAAACATGTCGATGTGGATAAAAGATTATGAGATTTTCTACTGAAGTTTAAAAAGTTTTTCTCCTTATATTTCAGTAAAATGGGTTTTAAAGAAGTTATATTCTAGATATTGACTAATACATGTTTGCCTTGCTATACTTGATTATTCGCTAAAAGACTTCCTTATTTGTAGTTTTTTCTAATAATACTCTTTATTCTCATTTCTATTTCGGGATCATCATGCTATAagttattaatatttttcttcaatttgggtGTGTATATCATAAGACGAACTAAAAGTGTATACAGTAGcatgaaaaataaattcgaatgCACTGGTGTGACCTCAAGATCAAAAGTGTCGATAAATACATATCGCAAAGCGATAAAGGTAAAAAAGCTTGTAGTCCTTTTCCTGAATCAATATGTTTCATCGTTTATCATTTCTAGAAATGAGTAAAATTCGTTTgttgtccaatttttcacgccgatttgataattttttccgtTGTTTTCTGCTGAAAAATATACTCTTCACATTTATACAACTCATTGTATTTCATTATCTCAAAGACTTTGGCTTCCATTGGGAAATGTCTGCTACCATCCCAGCGTAGCATTGATTAAAAATAGTATATTATTGAAGGAGCATCTATTATGATGGCAACTCTCTCTCTCTGGTTTACCAAACTAGAAGGGGTCAACTATATTGTTTTGCGTGTCAAAACATCACATACATATTACATTTCGTTTACTGACTTAAAACTTCACTCAATATCAGTGTTTATTTCTTTCTTTcatttgttgaaaaaacttattttcgaaCGGCTCTTCGAGTATCAGCCTAAGGCTTTCATATTATAACCATCTACTCTGTTGATTATGCTGTTGGAAGAAAGACTCGAAAAAACATGTCATTGCCTCCTATACAAGTACCCACTTTTATCGAAATGcgaacaattcctcaaaagtaAATTCAGATAAGGTGCcaaatctgaaatattcataTAGTATATATAGATGTCTTCTTTTATCTGCCGAATAACATTGAAATCATCCTATCAGGTGAGTACTTGCATATAATGATCTTGAAGAATCTGCGTAGGTACCTACTtgataaaaaaaactgatttatctgttgaaatatttctgtttTCAGAATTCGAACGTTTATAGCAAGATGAAGTTGATAATATTTGCAGCCTGTATTATTTCCTCGTTGGCTTTCCTTCCTGATGAGGTGGTTTATGAGGAATGGGTGAAGTTTTTGGTGAGAATTGTATTTTACTATTCTGTTTAAGGCTACATTGAGTATCGGTGAAAACTCATTGTAACTGAGGAATTTCATTAGGTTTTCATTGAACATTGTTATTTGGTCAAATGTTtgtaattttgatattttaattatatttgttGTATAAATTCTTGCAATTTTCTCCTCTCTAAAAATTGACTGCCTCAGTGAAATCCTCAGATCAAATGATTATTGATTAGTGAAAACTGTCCCCCTTTTTGATTGTAGCCCTGAGGAAGATCAAAAATATATGATCGAAACGTTGGCAAATTACTTAGAATTATATTTTCTCCCCGTCCTACCACTACAAACCATCGAATCATAAAATTACTGAAAACGTTGTAGGAAAAGTACCAAAAATCATATAGATCGAACTTACAGTTCTACAAGAGACAGATGGTATTCAGGAAGAACCTCGAGCACTTCTACGAGCACAACAAACAATGGAATTGTTAGCGAACAGGACTATCCCTACGAAGAATCAGTAGGACTCTGCAGACCAGATCCTTCAAGGATTATCACCAGAATTTCTACCTACTACACCATTCCCTACGGAGATGAACAATCTCTACAGCAAGCCCTTGCCACAGTTGGTCCAATATCTGTTGCTATTGATGCTACAGAGACTCTACAGAGCTACGGCGGTGGAATTTTGAGGGATAACACTTGCAGCAGCCAAGCTCTTAACCACGGTGTTCTCCTGGTTGGTTCCGGAGTCGAGAATGGAATAGAATACTACATCGTCAAGAATTCATGGGGTCCCAACTGGGGAGAGGGAGGTTACTTCAGATTGCAGAAGATCAATAACCAATGTGGAATTGCTTCCATGGCATCTTATCCAGTTTTGTAATAATTTTATGAATTTCAGTTTGGCCttaataaatatttgacaatTATCTAATGGTTTCATGGGATTCTACCTCATTTCCTCATACTTATATTCATCAATGTTATATTATTTGTTAGGCAACATTGTTTCAAGACTGCTTATGGCAATAACTTGAGCAGAAGCATTCCTTACGAATAATTTTTTACTAATCTACATGAACATTGTTGtagaaattaaattttgaacTGTGTATTTTGTATTGCGTGATCGTTGTCACAAGAAACATCCAAAAATGTTCTTTATCTATCATCGAGCGAGAAATTTTCACTGAGAATGGTAGTAAAGGTCGAAATCTAGTATCAGTCAGATCTTCAcgaatttcaaaaacaagaTATGCAAAGGCTATACTTGAATCAAATCATTCAAGAGCATGCAGACTATCGTACCAAACATAATTCTATATTCAGGATCATCTGGTAGTAGCTTGCAGCTTTATTTGAACTATGTCTTTGAAAAAAACATGGAAATATACATGTGCTTTTTCTGTTGTTAACTTTAGCCAAATATGATCGAAattaggatattttgaaaatatcttgaaCTAATGGATAGGGTAATATTCGACCACTGACCGAGCATTGGTTGAATTAGGGTTAGGTaccatgaaaatagctattattTTTCCTACTTATTTGTAATAAACGAATACATATTACAGCTAATTTACcatatatgtattatttttttttcacgaaagGAATTCATACTCTGCGACAGCATGAATATCATGACATGATGACGTGACGAAACAACTGACAATCAATagaaattattattaaatgTCATGTTTTGTCAGATGGGTATTTCTCACGAGTTTTATCGTTACTTTGTACAATTGGAAATACACATTAGCAATAGATTAGAACTTTGCACACATTTTTACGAATCTGTTTAGGCAATATCGAGAAGTGCTTGAAGACAAGCTATTTTTGATATTGAATCGTAGGACAATCAATGAATTATGAAACTCCCTGATTGACTGATTGATACTTTGATATCCTCATCAGACAATTCATAATCCACTTGAAGAAGTATCCATTTCCTTTGTTCAAATCATTCTTCGATGAatggtatttttagttctacctcacaaacggttttatcgaatgaaattaatttaggaatagagtttttcatttatttgattaatctttttcaaacacaagatatcacccaggtctacgtactataaaaataccaaaaattcaatgaattgaagatattgaaaaattgaaaatatctatGATATTCGGAACactggatactttggctgaaatgcaactctgttcaaaagatccacagatgcgtagtgtcacagattcagctattAGTAAccctgaaggtaattttgttcctCCAGGGGTTGCATAGctctttatgaaaacttaaaacggctatatcttttcatcagggccgaataggaaaaaattgtttaggaaaaaagtgtttcttttgacctcaagaatctgctgttaaaatatttgtacgagccaaagacaccctgtataaataaaaGGATAATTTGATATTCCTTTGAATCaccttttttcttcaaaatgaaaatgtgtaGACAATGACGATACTAATCTATCGATCATAATTTGATAAAGTACTTTTGAGAGGGAAGAAGCTATTCAATAATGGCTTCTTCCAACGTGCAAAaagcattttttttcattcagttagattacaagaatccaaacaatctgaggccaATAAAAAAGTAGTACGTTCAACAGTAAAAATATAAtgaatcaaatcatttttaattgattttgtttcagagattgggagtgaaaaccctaaaaagtttatgaagagaatcAAATCCTTGTCTCAACATGTCCAAACATGAATACGAATCAGTATATAGAATTTATAATTGCTAtgaaatatcttatttcaagagaatgaattGTCATTGGCAGTGGACATAATTAGTATATCAACACATAGATAGAATTAATTCTTCGAACAAGAATCAACTCATCGAAATACCAGGTGAATTGGGTCGAAAAATTGTTTACTTGATATCCAGGAAGGCAATAATAAGACAGCAGATATAAAAAACTCCTGGTTTATCAACAAAGTAGCATTAACTTTGATAGATTAACAATAGAATCAGAAATCCTCTAGTTCTGTATCAGATATAGCGTTTTTTCCACTTAATCTCACACTTAAAATATTAATCTTCACTAGATTGATTAGGAATGATAATACCCTTTCCATAACTATAAAAtcgtgaaattttcgaaaatatttcattcacaGATTGTTCTTTCGATCAGGTGAATAGAGTATTTcgataaaaacaaaaatcaaaatgaaagtGGTATTAGCCTTCTTGTTTGCCGCAGTGGTGTGTGCCCATGCCATACAAGATGATGAAGTGCTCAGGAAATGGAGCGAGTTCCAGGTGAGTGGTCGAATCTCATATTTTTTTGgacttttttgattattttatgGGTTCATctccaaaaattcattttatctgAATTATTTCAGTCCACATACGGTAAAACCTACAGATCTCCCGTAGAAGCAAGGAAACGTCTGTCTATCTTCAGAAACAATCTGAACGAAATTGAACAGCACAATGCTCTTTTCGAACAAGGCAAAACAACCTACACAAAAGGTGTTAACCAATTTGCCGACTGGACCAGAGACGAATTCGTCCAATATGTTAACAAAGGACTTGCTACCAAACCAAAAGTCGTTGGTTCAATTTTCAACAGCACCAAAGGATTCGTTGCTCCTCAGTCAGTTGACTGGAGAACCAAGAACGTTGTAACTGAAGTCAAAGATCAAGGTGGTTGTGGATCTTGCTGGTCTTTCAGTGCTGTGAGTATACAAGACAACAATGTTGGAAAGGGTAACTTATTGATTTTCTCATATATTATCACAGACTGGATCTCTGGAAGGTCAATTGGGAATGAAAGGAAATTTGGTTTCCCTCAGTGAACAAAATTTGGTGGACTGCTCTTGGGACCAAGGTAACATGGGATGCAACGGGGGTCTGATGACTGCTGCTTTCGACTACGTGAAAGACAATGGAATTGAACGTGAATCCGACTACCCTTACGAAGAAGACGACAGATCATGCAGAGCTGATCCTTCCAAAGTAGTCACCAAGCTCTCCAGCTACGTCAACATCCCATCTGGAAGCGAATCTGATCTTATGGAAGCTGTTGCCACCGTAGGACCCATCTCTGTCGCTATTGATGCTACCTTCGATCTTCAACTGTACGATTCTGGAATCTTGAATGACGAGACCTGCAGTTCCGTGTCGTTGAACCATGGTGTTCTTCTTGTTGGTTATGGAAGCGAGAACGGACAGAACTACTACATCGTCAAGAACTCTTGGGGAGCATCATGGGGAGAACAAGGATTCTTCAGGTTGAACAGAAACGGAAGAAACCAATGCGGTATCGCCAGCATGGCCACCTACCCTGTTCTTTAATTACCGTCACCCTACTCTGAATTTTAAATTCCAATGAATAAATGATTATTTTTGCATTATTCCTATAGTTTTTTTTCGTTACTTctcgaacaaaaattttcactgaTGGTAATGATTACTGATACTGAAATAGTTGATTAGTTACTGTTATAAGGAAAGCCCATATTACACGGCTAGTTGTGAAAAATTAAACTGAGACTTGTCATGTTTACAAAAtgtatatattattatacaaaTGGGTTTTTTGTTACTAAGAAGTGAGAAAGAGACCAATTTGTTGTCGGTCCCTTTCTTCTAGGTATTAGCATAGACAACAACAAGATTTTAATCCTAATCCTACTGCCATTTTCAACCAtagatatatattcttttgaatgtaagcaatacatttttggtaaGTTTCAGTTAAGATTAGTGTAACGGGGACATATACTTTGGAGTATCATATAAGAGCTTAGGAAAAaccctcagtaaaaaaaccctgtctccccgtgagtagtgtagtgatgacaaatttgtctacagaataagcttttaatactgaagggctccttttccattgatataacaaattattatcctctttccatttcgaaataatatctgaaacaaagaaacagagcagtaaactagaaaaaaaagtgaataataaagctttcatcaaaactcattcgaagacttgatgatgaatgaaaaaaaaaataattataggcACATTACTTGTCCtccaattgcactgggaggaatatcatctctgtgtcaaaaatcttctgctgatcttggtggaggatcaccctcgtcgttagaaattccttcagtactcaaattaattatagccaaatcttgcttttgactgggagggtctttcgaccaggtccagtcttccaagtgatgattcttctgttcttcagttggtcgaggaacgctacaggacccttatgttggggtatcatctcccatagatataccatcagtggttattcagtagataATTGAacaaacgagaaagaaattaaaaaaacttgTGACATTTCATTGTGGTGAGACGAATGGTGAGAAGTGGAATGTTCTTCACAGACATAGGTATAGTATGATAACAATATTCTCATTGCATTGCATTGCATTCATTGCTGCTGTTACATTTTTTCAGTGTACAGACTCTCACAGTTACATGTGATGAAATCTAAGAAAAGCAAAGAAGAGATTTTCCTATATAAGTCAAAATTTTGTTACGTGAAATAAGTTGTAGAAGTCTTCAAGTTATCATCAAGTTTTTCTTTCCAAGAcagaaataaaatcaaaatattaatatttttcttcaatttggaTGTGTATATCTTTAGACGAACAAAAACTGAATTCAGTAGcatgaaaaataaattcgaatgCACTGGTGTGACCTCAAGATCAAAAGTAGCGATAAATACATATCGCAAAGCGATAAAGGTGAAAAAGCTTGTAGTCCTTTTCCTGAATCAATATGTTTTATCGTTTATCATTTCTAGGAATGAGTGAAATTCGTTTgttgtccaatttttcacgccgatttgataattttttccgtTGTTTTCTACTGAAAAATATACTCTTTACATTTGTACAACTCATTGTATTTGATTAACTCGACAACTTTCGCTTCCTTTATGAAAACTACCATCACAGAGTAGAATTGATTAACAATAGAATATTATTGAAGGAGCATCTATAATGATGGCAATTCTCCATGTGGATGAAGATCACCAAACTAGAAGAGGTCAACTATATTGTTTTGCTTGTCGAAATATCACATACATATTACATTTCGTTTACTGACTTAGATCTTCACTCAAAATCAGTGTTCATTTCTTTCTTTcatttgttgaaaaaacttattttcgaaCGGCTCTTCGAGTATCAGCCTAAGGCTTTCATATTATAACCATCTACTCTGTTGATTATGCTGTTGGAAGAAAGACTCGAGAAAAACATGTCATTGCCTCCTATACAAGTACCCACTTCTATCAAAATGcgaacaattcctcaaaagtaAATTCAGATAAGGttccaaatctgaaatattcataTAGTATATATAGATGTCTTCTTTTATCTGCCGAATAACATTGAAATCATCCTATCAGGTGAGTACTTGCATATAATGATCTTGAAGAATCTGCGTAGGTACTtgataaaaaaaactgatttatctgttgaaatatttctgtttTCAGAATTCGAACGTTTATAGCAAGATGAAGTTGATAATATTTGCGGCCTGTATCATTTCCTCGTTGGCTTTTCTTCCTGATGAGGTGGTTTATGAGGAATGGGTGAAATTTTTGGTGAGAATTGTATTTTACTATTCTGTTTGAGGAAACATTGAGTATATCGGTGTATTCTTATTGTAACTTGAGGAATTTCATTAGGTTTTCATTGAACATTGTTATTTGGTCAAATGTTTGTAATTTTGATAACTTAATTATATTTGTTGTATAAATTCACCTTGGAATTTTCTCCTCTCTAAAAAGTTCTTCTACTCGACTGCCTCAGTGAAATTATCAGATCAAATGATTGATTAGTGAGAACTGTCCCCCTTTTTAATTGTAGCCCTGAGGAAAATCAGAAATATATGATCGAAACGTTGGCAAATTACAATTATATTTTCTCCCCGTCCTACCACTACAAACCATCGAATCATAAAATTACTGAAAACGTTGTAGGAAAAGTACCAAAAATCATACAGATCGAACATACAGTTCTACAAGAGACAGATGGTATTCAGGAAGAACCTAGAGCACTTCTACGAGCACAACAAACTCTTCGAAGAGGGAAAAGTGACCTACACCAAGGGCATcaacaaattttcagatttgacGCCTGAAGAATTTGCAATTTACGTACAAGAGGGTTTGCTGAAATATGAGTACGAACACATCGACGGTGGGGAGTACACGGGGGATGATTTCACGAAACAGGTGGAATACGTCGATTGGAGGGAGAAGGGGGCTGTGAGTCACGTGAGGGATGAGGGAATATGTGCTCCTTGCTATGCTATCAGTGCGGTAAGTAAACACTAATACATATAGGTTTTCTGTTTATTCCTCAACAATCCCAACTATAACAAATATTTATCAAGAGAGATCGATTTATCTTCAGGGGTGTTATTTCTGTTTTGAATTCACTATTCATCGTTGTCTACTAGATATGTATTATTTTTAACTGTGCAGCAACTTTGATTGACGCTCAAGTCAGAGAAAAAATTACTCCCCCAGTTTTATGCTGACGTGCATTTTTGTCGACCTCATATACCTCTATAAAAGTAAGTTTGCTGGCCTCGGCTACGTGGCCGAAGTTGCCATTTCCCCCAGCTCTGTAgttccattcttgattattatgGGAACTAGTGTTCAAACCACAATCTTAATTTACTGACGTGATGACAACGGACGAAAAATGTCTGCGGATGAAAAATACTAACGTTCAAAAGTAGTCTTCTTTTCGTTCGGAATTTATTTAGgaaaatgttgttttttgttAAGGTTGACGAATAGagtctttttcatttttgtctATATCTACGGGGTGAGTATTTTtctcgtgcaaatattttaacagcagatttttgaggtcaaaagaaacacctttttcttttgccattttttccggatcagcttggtttaaaagatacaggctgttgaaaaatcatgagaaaatgttattttatttttagttctcacaaacgtttttatcgaatgaaatgaatttcggaatatagtattccatttatttgattaaactttttcgaacacaagatatcactcacgtcttcccagttttctcattatgaccattacatatcataaaaataacaaaaattcagagaacccaaatcttgaaattatgttggacgctatatctaatgaatatttgaacgttttgtaaaataaaagtattcttcatattttctagtgTAATGcgtcgtttttgagtaatttcaaaatgttcaaaaatcaaaaagtatctgttaaTTTAGAAAAATTGGGTTTTTTGGCTGAATATGGCTCTGTTTGAGagaccttttagggctttcactcccaatctctgaaacaaaatcaattaaaaatgaaatcaacgatttgctcctgcgtgaattcttgcactaatttgtcaggagcaaattaactagaaaaaattgttgcctgacaatgaactcaaaataaataacgttgaaattataattcttcgtaacgtttcggagtctatatcagactccttcatcagacgaaaaaatctacttttttcggaattgtcgctttttgtcagacaaaaagcgacaattccagaagattttcaaaagtagattttttcgttttttgtcgctttttgtcagaca
This genomic stretch from Coccinella septempunctata chromosome 7, icCocSept1.1, whole genome shotgun sequence harbors:
- the LOC123316312 gene encoding procathepsin L-like, coding for MKVVLAFLFAAVVCAHAIQDDEVLRKWSEFQSTYGKTYRSPVEARKRLSVFRNNLNEIEQHNALFEQGKTTYTKGVNQFADWTRDEFVQYVNKGLATKPTVVGSIFNSTKGFVAPQSVDWRTKNVVAEVKDQGVCGSCWSFSATGSLEGQLGMKGNLVSLSEQNLVDCSWDQGNMGCGGGLMTYAFDYVKDNGIERESDYPYEEVVASCRADPSKVVTKLSSYVNIPAGSESDLQEAVATIGPISVAIDGTEELQMYDSGILNDMTCSTSTQSLNHGVLLVGYGSENGQNYYIVKNSWGASWGEQGFFRLTRNGRNQCGIASMATYPVL
- the LOC123316745 gene encoding LOW QUALITY PROTEIN: cathepsin L-like (The sequence of the model RefSeq protein was modified relative to this genomic sequence to represent the inferred CDS: substituted 1 base at 1 genomic stop codon) — protein: MQPDTEIIDCSVSYGNGGCIGGELTTSFNYIKDNGIESEMGYPYKDIYGSCXAVPSKVVTKISGYVDIESENPADLLEAVATKGPISVGIDATSEFQLYESGIFNDPDCQEMVIDHAVLLVGYGSENGEDYYILKNSYGASWGEQGYVRMMRNGRNVCGIATMASYPVL
- the LOC123316313 gene encoding procathepsin L-like; the protein is MKVVLAFLFAAVVCAHAIQDDEVLRKWSEFQSTYGKTYRSPVEARKRLSIFRNNLNEIEQHNALFEQGKTTYTKGVNQFADWTRDEFVQYVNKGLATKPKVVGSIFNSTKGFVAPQSVDWRTKNVVTEVKDQGGCGSCWSFSATGSLEGQLGMKGNLVSLSEQNLVDCSWDQGNMGCNGGLMTAAFDYVKDNGIERESDYPYEEDDRSCRADPSKVVTKLSSYVNIPSGSESDLMEAVATVGPISVAIDATFDLQLYDSGILNDETCSSVSLNHGVLLVGYGSENGQNYYIVKNSWGASWGEQGFFRLNRNGRNQCGIASMATYPVL